The Streptomyces sp. NBC_01268 genome segment GGTCCCCCTCCCGGACGACGAGGAGCCGGCCTTCGGCCCGCGCCCGGCCGCCCGGGAGGACGACGAGGACGCGTACGGGGACGAGGACGCGTACGACGACGAGGGCGCGTACGAGACCGCGTACGGGGATGCGTACGCGGACCTGGCCGAGGGGCAGGGCGCGGGCGAGGAGCCGGGGGACGAGCCGGAGACGTACGCGACCGAGGAGTACGAGCCGGGACCGTACGCGGGCGAGGAGGCAGGCTCCGGGGACCACCGGGCCGAGCTCTACGGGGCGGGCGGCGGGTACGCGACCGGCGTCCCCTGGGAGCCCGTACCCGCCTACGAGCCCGTAGCCGCCCACGAGCCCCGGCCCGCCCACGACCCCGAGGCACTCCCGTCGGGCGGGTACGAGCGGCGCTTCGGCGGGACCGGTTCCGGCGGGACCGGATCCGACGAGGTACACGGGGCCGAGTCCGGCTACGACAGCGAGTCCGGGGCCGAGTCCGGCTACGACGCCGACTCCGCTCGCGACCAGGACCCGCACACCTCCTTCTACGGCCCCGAGCCCGCCGGCACCCCCTACGGCCCCGGCGAGGGCGCGGGTGCGCGGCCGGAGTTGCCGGCCGCGCCCGTCGTGCCCGCGCCCGCCACGCCGTCCGCCGCGGAGGTGCGCGCGGCGCGGGCCGGGGCGATCGCCGCGTACCGGGCGGGGGCCCGCGCCGCCGCCCGGCTCGGCGAGACCGGGGCGCTGCCCGTCCAGCGCCCGGCCGCCCCGGTACCCCCGGCCCAGGCAGCGACCGAGCCCCCCGACGAGCCGCCGACCGAGCCCCTGCCCCTGCCTCTGCCCGCGCAGCCCTCCGGCCCGCCCGTCCCACCAGCCGCGCCTGCCGCGCCGCAGTGGTGGGCACGGACGGACGGCGATGACGACGACGAGGACGACGAGGACGACGGCGACGACGAGACGGGTGGCGTGTACGGCGGGACGCCGCCGCCGCGCGCGTACCTCTCCGGGACCTGGAGCGACGGGCCGCACGCCTCCCGCGACGGCGCCCGCGCCGTCCCGGCGGGCGGCGGCGCGCTGCCCGCGCTCCCCGCCGGGTACACGGCGGCTGCCCCCGCGCCCCTCCCCGGCCCCGCCCCGGGCGCCCCGACGGGCGCCCCGGAATACCGCGGCCCGGTGACCCGGCTCGCGGCCGAGCGGGCCCGCCAGGCGCGGATCGCGGTCGTCGGCGCGGTCACCGAGCGCTGGGCGCCCGAGCAGGCGGGCCCGGTCCACGAGCACTGGCGGCTCGCCCCGCCGATCGGCCCGGCCACCGACCTGTGGGCGCTGGGCGCGCTGCTCTACCGGGCCGTCCAGGGCCACGCCCCGTACCCGGAGGACAGCGCCGCCGAGCTGGTCCAGCTGGTCTGCGCCGAGCCCCCGGCGTTCGCCGAGGAGTGCGGCCCGCTGCGCCCGGTCGTGGAGTCGCTGCTGCACCAGGACCCGACCGAGCGGCCCGACGTCGAGGTGCTGAGCGGCTGGCTGCGCTCGCTGGTGCGCTCGGCGCCCGAACCCGAGGCCGGGCTGGGTGTCGTGCCGCTGCCGTCCCCCGACGCGGCCAGGCTGCCCATCGTGCGGCGCCGCGGCGAGCTGGTGCGCCGGCGGCGCGGGGGCGCTGCGGGCGGCCGCCACCGGCACGCGAAGGGTGCCGTCCCGCGCCAGGGCCGTCGGCACGAGGACGCCCACGGCCCCCACGAGCCCCTGGAGGCCCGGCGGCCCCCGTACCCGGCCCAGGCCAAGTCCGGCTTCCCGTCCGGCTTTCAGAACGACTTCCGCAGCGACGGTCGCGACGACGACTTCCGGAGCGACCGGCGCGACGCCCACCCCGACGACGACTTCCGCGAGGAGATCCCCCAGCGCGCCGCACGCGGCTCGGGCGCTCCGCGCGGCTCGGGCGCTCCGCGCTCGCTCGGGCGGATCCTGCTGGTGCTGATCCTCCTGCTGCTGGCCGGAGCCGTCGCGTACGCCGTGCTGTTCATGCCCGGGAAGGGCGAGGGGAAGAACCCGACGGCGACGCCGCCCCCGGCGGGCGGCACCACCCCGCCGCCCGCGTCGACGAAGCAGGCCACCCCGTCGGCCACCCCGTCCGCGAAGCCCTCCAGCGTCCCGCCCCCGACGTCCGCCCCCGGCCCCGCGCTCGCCGCCGGATACGTACTGCGCAAGGACACCGAGGGCTTCGAGGTGGGCGTGCCGCGCGACTGGCGGCGCAGCCCGATCAACGACTCCGGGCAAGTGCGCTACACGGGCGGGGACTTCACGCTGATCGTGGTCCCGGGCCGGGACACGGTCCGGGCGAACGGCTCCGACCCCATGGCGTACCAGCGCACGAAGGAGCGCGAGCTCCAGCCCTGGCGGGACTCCTCCTGGTCCGGGGCCTCGGGGCTGCGGCGCATCGACATCGGCCGACAGGCCATGGCGGTGGGGCAGTTCACCTGGCAGGACAGCACCGGCCGGGAGGTTTTCGTCCGCAATCTGGCCCTGATCGACCGCGGCCGCTACCACGTCGTCCAGGTCATCGGACCGGAGAACGAACGGGACAAGGTGTCCGAGATCTACGACCAGGCGGTGAAGGCCTACCGGGCGACGCGCTGATCGAACGCCGGGTGAGGGGAGGAACGAACCGCCGAGTCCCCGACGTCCCGCCGGTCACAGTGTTGTTCCACAACCCGCCCCGAGGTTCCGTGCGCCGCACCCCCCTCCGTAACCTTGCTTCCGAGCAAACAGGCGGGGGCACGTGGAACATTCTGAGAGCACCGGCACCGGACTTCTGCTCGCCGGCCGCTATCGGCTGGGCGAGTCCATCGGGCGCGGTGGCATGGGCAAGGTTTGGCGTGCCCACGACGAGGTGCTGCACCGTGTGGTGGCCGTCAAGGAGTTGACGGCGGGCCGGTTCGTGGCCGAGGCCGACCGGCTGGTTCTGCACGCCCGGACGCAGAAGGAAGCGCGTGCCGCCGCCCGGATCACCCACCCGGGTGTGGTCACCGTGCACGACGTCCTGGAGCACGACGACCGGCCCTGGATCGTCATGCAGTACGTGGACGGGCCCTCGCTCGCCGACGCGGCCAAGGAGGCCGGCACCATCGAGCCGCGCGAGGCGGCCCGGATCGGCCTGCACGTCCTGGGCGCCCTGCGGGCCGCGCACGCGGCCGGCGTGCTGCACCGTGACGTGAAGCCGGGCAACGTGCTGCTCGCCCGCGACGGACGCGTCCTGATCACCGACTTCGGGATCGCGGCGATCGAAGGCGATTCGTCCATCACCCGGACGGGTGAACTCGTCGGCTCCATCGACTATCTGGCACCCGAACGGGTCCAGGGCGGTGACCCGGGTCCCGCCTCCGACCTGTGGTCCCTGGGCGCCACGCTGTACGCGGCGGTGGAGGGCGGCTCGCCGTTCCGCCGCAGCTCGCCGATCAGCACCATGCAGGCCGTGGTGACGGAGGAGCCGCCGTACCCCGAGAAGGCCGGCCCGCTCGCGCCGGTCATCGTGGCGCTGCTGCGCAAGGATCCGGAGCAGCGCCCTCGCGCGGACGAGGCCGAGCGGATGCTGCTCGACGCGATGGAGGGGCGTTCGCCGCAGGCCGCGCAGGCGTACGTGCCGACACAGCGGGTCCAGACGGAGGAGCTGGTCGCCGCCGCCCCCTCGGCGACCGCACAGCTGCCCACGCCGTACGACGAACCCGCGGCCGGCCCCGTTCCCGCGTCGGCGGGGCGGCCCTCCGCCGGTGCCACCGTTCCCGGGCTGCCGGGCGGCTCCGTCGGCGGCCGGGGCCGCTGGCGGGCGGCGCTCCTCGCGGCCGTGGTCGCCGGGCTCCTCGCGGGCGGCGCGGTCTTCGCCGCGATGACCCACATGGGCGACAAGGGCGACAAGAAGGGCGGCACGCCGGTCAGCCAGGCGACGGGCAAGGACGCCAAGGACCCGACCAAGGGCGCGGTCCCGGTCGGCTGGCAGCGGGTCGACGACCCGGAGGGCTTCAGCCTCGTCGTCCCCAAGGGCTGGAAGCGCCGGATGGACGGCGACCAGATCGACTACACCCCGGACGACGGACGCCACCGCATCCGCATCAGCATCGACCGGTCGCCCGACTTCGAGAACCCGTACATGCACATGCTCGATCTGGAGAAGATCGTGGCCAGGCGGGCGGAGTACCAGCGGATCCGGCTGACCCAGAACACCTTCCGCGACCAGGTCAACTCCGCCATCTGGGAGTTCACCTGGATCGAGAAGCAGACCTTCCCGGGTCCCCGCCACGCCATCGACCAGGTGTACTACGACGACGACGGCGTCGAGTACGCCCTGTACATGGCGTCGCCGGAGGAGGGCTGGGAGCGGACCCGCGAGCAGTTCGACATAGTGAAGAAGTACTGGCGGGCCCCGGGTGACGCCGTAAGCCCCTGATCAGGACTTATGTGCCAGCAATCGCTGGCGCGGTTGTGCGTGCCTGGTGAAAACGCGTTACTGACGGGTACCCAAAGGCGGGAATGCGGCCTACCCTCGGGCTCATGACGGACTCGCAGGCGCTCACCGCAACGGCCCCCGCCCCCCTCGGTACCAACCCCGTCGCCCCCGTGCCCGCCCGGGCACGCACGGCCGCCGACGTGGTCACGCCCGAGCTGGTCGCCCGGCTCACCCGCGGGGTCGCGGGCTCCGGCCGTACCGCCAACCACACCCCCTTCACCGGGGCGAAGCTGGCGGACCTGCCCGAGTCCACCCCCGAGGACGTCGCCGAGGCCTTCGCGCGCGCCCGCGCCGCCCAGGGCGCCTGGGCCGCGACGCCCGTCAAGGTCCGCGCGGCCGTGCTGCTCCGCTTCCACGACCTGATCCTCCAGCGCCAGGGCGAGATCCTCGACCTCATCCAGCTGGAGACCGGCAAGGCGCGCCTGCACGGCCACGAGGAGGTGCAGTCGGTCGCCGTCGCCGCCCGCCACTACGGCCGCAAGGCCCCCGCGTACCTGCGCCCCAAGCACCACACGGGTGTCGTGCCGACCCTCACCAAGGTCACCGAGCTGCGGCAGCCGCGCGGGGTCGTCGGCCAGATCGCGCCCTGGAACTACCCGCTGGAGCTGTCCGTCGGCGACGCGCTGCCCGCCTTCGTCGCCGGCAACGCCGTCGTGATGAAGCCGGACACCGAGACCGCGCTGACCGCCCTGTGGGCCCGCGACCTGCTCATCGAGGCCGGTCTGCCCGCCGAGGTCTTCCAGGTCGTCATCGGCGAGGGC includes the following:
- a CDS encoding serine/threonine-protein kinase, yielding MEHSESTGTGLLLAGRYRLGESIGRGGMGKVWRAHDEVLHRVVAVKELTAGRFVAEADRLVLHARTQKEARAAARITHPGVVTVHDVLEHDDRPWIVMQYVDGPSLADAAKEAGTIEPREAARIGLHVLGALRAAHAAGVLHRDVKPGNVLLARDGRVLITDFGIAAIEGDSSITRTGELVGSIDYLAPERVQGGDPGPASDLWSLGATLYAAVEGGSPFRRSSPISTMQAVVTEEPPYPEKAGPLAPVIVALLRKDPEQRPRADEAERMLLDAMEGRSPQAAQAYVPTQRVQTEELVAAAPSATAQLPTPYDEPAAGPVPASAGRPSAGATVPGLPGGSVGGRGRWRAALLAAVVAGLLAGGAVFAAMTHMGDKGDKKGGTPVSQATGKDAKDPTKGAVPVGWQRVDDPEGFSLVVPKGWKRRMDGDQIDYTPDDGRHRIRISIDRSPDFENPYMHMLDLEKIVARRAEYQRIRLTQNTFRDQVNSAIWEFTWIEKQTFPGPRHAIDQVYYDDDGVEYALYMASPEEGWERTREQFDIVKKYWRAPGDAVSP
- a CDS encoding protein kinase → MDDYAGRVLADRYRLPVPPADAYDLVETRAFDTYSGQEVRIRQVPLPEVVDAELVGDEPYAAPGRATRRPADPGVRRALEAAQAAAQIPDHPRLDQVFDVFAEAGSLWIVSEFVAATPLSELLADAPLSPYRAAEIGSDLLTALRALHAHGWTHRNVTPRTVLVCDDGRVVLTGLAAGAAEEALCGYAPVPLPDDEEPAFGPRPAAREDDEDAYGDEDAYDDEGAYETAYGDAYADLAEGQGAGEEPGDEPETYATEEYEPGPYAGEEAGSGDHRAELYGAGGGYATGVPWEPVPAYEPVAAHEPRPAHDPEALPSGGYERRFGGTGSGGTGSDEVHGAESGYDSESGAESGYDADSARDQDPHTSFYGPEPAGTPYGPGEGAGARPELPAAPVVPAPATPSAAEVRAARAGAIAAYRAGARAAARLGETGALPVQRPAAPVPPAQAATEPPDEPPTEPLPLPLPAQPSGPPVPPAAPAAPQWWARTDGDDDDEDDEDDGDDETGGVYGGTPPPRAYLSGTWSDGPHASRDGARAVPAGGGALPALPAGYTAAAPAPLPGPAPGAPTGAPEYRGPVTRLAAERARQARIAVVGAVTERWAPEQAGPVHEHWRLAPPIGPATDLWALGALLYRAVQGHAPYPEDSAAELVQLVCAEPPAFAEECGPLRPVVESLLHQDPTERPDVEVLSGWLRSLVRSAPEPEAGLGVVPLPSPDAARLPIVRRRGELVRRRRGGAAGGRHRHAKGAVPRQGRRHEDAHGPHEPLEARRPPYPAQAKSGFPSGFQNDFRSDGRDDDFRSDRRDAHPDDDFREEIPQRAARGSGAPRGSGAPRSLGRILLVLILLLLAGAVAYAVLFMPGKGEGKNPTATPPPAGGTTPPPASTKQATPSATPSAKPSSVPPPTSAPGPALAAGYVLRKDTEGFEVGVPRDWRRSPINDSGQVRYTGGDFTLIVVPGRDTVRANGSDPMAYQRTKERELQPWRDSSWSGASGLRRIDIGRQAMAVGQFTWQDSTGREVFVRNLALIDRGRYHVVQVIGPENERDKVSEIYDQAVKAYRATR